The Pseudomonas sp. PDM14 genomic interval CGACGGGCCGAAGGAGGCGCAGTACCTGACCCTGCAACTGGTGATCATGTACGCGCGGCTGATCGAGAACGCGCACTTTCGCCAGCGTTACCGCGACGGCCTGACCCTGGCGATCAAGCCGCGCGACGACATCACCGACCTGGCCAACGAACAGCTGCTGGCCCTCGACGACCAGGGCCGGGTGGTCGGTGCCAACCGCGCCGCCTTCGTCGCCCACGAGCACGCCGGGCAACCGTTGCTCGGCCGGCGCATCGACAGCCTGCTGCCGGTCGGCGTCGACGAACTGCTCAGCCTCACCAGCGGTGGCGCGCGTGGCGTGCTGCTGCGCACCCGCGATGAACAGGCGCTGGTGGATGTCGGCCTGCGCATTCCGGCCGGGCGCCTGCGCCCTGCCCCGGCGGCAGCCAGCAGCGTGCGCATCCCTGCCAGCAGCCACCCGGACCTCGACCAGCTCGGCGGCAGCGACCCACAGCTGCAGCAAGGCGTGCGGCGCATCCGCAAGGTGATCGACAAGGGCATCCCGATTCTCATCACCGGCGAAACCGGCACCGGCAAGGAAGCCTTCGCCCGCGCCATCCACCAGGCCAGCAGCCGCCGCAACGGCCCGTTCGTGGCGCTGAACTGCGCGGCGATCCCGGAGACGCTGATCGAGAGCGAGCTGTTCGGCTACCGCAGCGGCAGCTTCACCGGTGCCAACAAGAAAGGCATGAAGGGCAAGCTGGAACTGGCCAACGGCGGCACGCTGTTCCTCGACGAGATCGGCGACATGCCGGCGCACCTGCAGACCCGCCTGCTGCGCGTGCTGGCCGAGCGCGAGATTTCCCCGCTGGGTGCCGAGTCGCCGGTGGCGCTGGATGTACAGGTGGTCTCGGCAACGCACCAGGACCTCGGCGAGATGATCCGCGCCAAGCAGTTTCGCGAAGACCTGTTCTACCGCCTCAGCGGCATGAGCCTGGCACTGCCCGCCCTGCGCGAGCGCAGCGACCGCAGCGAGCTGATCGGCAACCTGCTCGCCGCCCAGCCTGGCGCTGCCGGCCTGCAGCTCGATGCCCAGGCGCGTCAGCGCCTGTACGCCTACGCCTGGCCGGGCAACATCCGCCAGTTGCTCAATGCCCTGCGCTACGCCGTGGCACTGGCCGAAGACGGTCGGATCGATGTCGATTGCCTGCCTGCCGAACTGCATGACCTTCACCTCCCCGAGCTGAGCGCGGTGACGCCCGAAAGCGCCGCCAGCCTGGCCGATCACCTGGGCGACGCCGAAGCGCGCCACCTGTATGCGGCGCTGCGCCAGCACCGCTGGAACGTCAGCGCGGCCGCCGACTCGTTCGGCATCTCGCGCTCGACCCTGTACCGCAAGATGAAGAAACACGGCATCGTCCAGCCCAACGAGCTGTTCTAGCCGCTGCGCTTCCGTAGGGTGCGCCATGCGCAGCGGATGCACCGCACGCCACTTTGGTGAGTGCGCTTAGCGCACCACACGATTCGAACCGCTCCTTTTTCCTGGCGTCGCGTGCAACGCCAGGAAAAAGGAGCGGAGTTAGGTCGCAGCCTTTCTCCGCCCAAGTTACATGCTCGTTTGTTGCGGCTATCTGTCACTGAGACAAGAGCGTGCTCCCACAGCCTTTCCCTACCGGCAATTACTCTGCGCTGGCCGCCCCTCACCCCAACCCTCTCCCGGAGGGAGAGGGGGTTGATCCGAGTACACACCGCGAACATGTTCGGGGATTGAGAGCGAGTGGGTTCGCGCATAAAACGAACTCAGGCGTACTCCAGGCCCTCCCCCGTCGATCTCCAGAACAAGTCACCCCTCTCCCTCCGGGAGAGGGGTCGGGGGTGAGGGACGTCTAGGCCAGGCACACCTCCCCTCACTCCTGCATGTACACCACATGGGTATGGGTGAACTCGTACAGCCCGTGCTTGCCATCCGCGCCACCGATGCCGGACTTGCGGGTGCCGGCGTGGAAGCCCTGCATGGCCTCGAAGTTCTCGCGGTTGACGTAGGTTTCGCCGAAGTCGATCTCGCGACTGGCCTTGAGCGCCGCACCCAGGCTGCGGGTGTAGATCGACGAGGTCAGGCCGTATTCGCTGTCGTTGGCGAGGGCGATGGCTTCGTCGAGGTCGTCGACGATCTGGATCGGCAGCACCGGGCCGAAGATCTCCTTGCGCATGATCTCCATGTCCGCCTTGCAGCCGGCGAGTACGGTCGGCTGGTAGTGGAAGCCCTTGCCCTTGTCCGCGACGTTGCCGCCGGTGATGGCCTGGGCGCCCTGGCCGATGGCGGTGCGGACCATCTGCGCGACCTTGTCCAGGCCGGCCTGGTTGATCAGCGGGCCCATGTCCAAATCGGACTCGACGGAAGGATCGCCGTAACGAGTGGCGGCCATCGCCGAAGCGATCTTGTCGATGAACTGATCGGCGACCTTGCGCTCGACGTAGACGCGCTCGGCGCAGTTGCACACCTGCCCGGTGTTGATTACCCGCGAGGCGGTGATGGCGGTTACGGCCAGGTCCAGGTCGGCATCGGCCAGCACGATGGCCGGCGCCTTGCCGCCCAGCTCCAGGTTCAGCTTGGTGATGTTCGGCGCGGCGGCGGCCATGATCCGCGCACCCGTGCCGACGCTGCCGGTGAAGCTGATCAGGTCGATGCCGGCGTGGCTGGTGAGCACGCTGCCAGCACCCGCGCCAGTGCCACTGACCACGTTAAACACGCCGGTTGGCAGGTCGGTCTGCGCCACCAGCTTGGCGAATTCGAAGCAGTTGATCGGGGTCTCTTCACTCGGCTTGATGACGATGGTGTTGCCGGTGATCAGCGCCGGCGCCATCTTGCGGGCAATGAGGAAGAACGGGAAGTTCCACGGCAGGATGCCGGCCACCACGCCCAGCGGCTTGCGCAGCAGGAAGATGTGCTCGTTGACCCGGTCGCTGGTCAGCACTTCACCTTCCAGGCGGCGTGCCCACTCGGCCATGTAGTCGAGGTAGTCGGCGGTGAAGTTGACCTCCACCAATGCCAGCGCCGGCACCTTGCCCTGCTCGCGGGTGATGATGCGCGCCAGGCGCTCGGCGTTGTCGCGGATCTTGCTGGCGATCTGGCGCAGGTAGCCGGCGCGCTCGATGGCCGGTTTGGCCGCCCAGCCGCGTTGCGCCTTGCGCGCAGCGGCGATGGCGCGTTCGACCTGCTCGCCACTGGCATCAGGCACCCGTGCCAGCAGCGCGGCATCGGCCGGGTTGTACACCTCGATCAGGCTGTCGCTGCCGACGAAGGTGTTGTCGATGTAGTTCTGGTAGGTGATCTCGCTCATGGTCCGGTCTCGCTATTGCTGGAATTCAGGAGACAGACGCACCCGGCGGCGCGCCCGTCCGGCGGGTTACTGCGCGCTGAACTTGTCCCAGGCGCCGCCTTCGGCCTTGAGGTCGTGGGCACGCTTGATCAGGTACTGGTGGATCTGGTTGACCTCCTTGGCATCGAAGGCTTCGGCGAACGACGGCATGCCGTCCGGCACGCGACCGCCGTAGAGGATGCCGAGGAACATCTGGTGCTTGTCGGTGGTGAGCTTGCGCAGATCCGGCAGCACGCCGCCGCTGACCGCATGGATGCCGTGGCACTGCGAGCAGTGGCCGTCATACAGCTTGGCGCCGGCTTCCACGGTGGCCGCATCGGCGGTCAGCGGTGGCGGCTCCGGGGTGTCTGCGGGCGGTGCCGGTTCCTGCAGCTTGGCGGTGCCGCCGAGCTTGTAGGTCAGCACCTGGGAGAACGGCTGCGCGCCGGCACGCAGGGACAGCGCCCCGGCGAACGTGGCGAAGGCGCCGCCCCAGCCAGCCATGAAGGTCACGTACTGCTCACCGTCCACCGAATAGGTCACCGGGGCGGCCATCACGCCGCTGGCGGCCGGCTGTTCCCAGAGTTTCTTGCCGGTGTCGGCGGCGTAGGCGATCACCCGGCCGTCGGAGCTGCCCTCGAACACCAGGTTGCCGGCGGTGGTCAGGGTGCCGCCGTTGAAGATGGTCACGTAGGGCACTTCCCAGGCCGGCTCCTGCTTCACCGGGTCCCAGGCGATCAGCTTGCCGGACCAGGTCTTGGCCATTTCCAGCAGGCCGTCCGGGCCTTCGGGCATCATCCCGGTCTTCAGGCCGAGCTGGTACATGCTCTTGAACGGGTTGCGCTTGGGCGCGTCCGGGATGTGCTCGTAGTAGGCCGACATGATGTGCGCGGGGATGTACACCAGGCCGGTCTTGGGGTTGAACGACATCGGGTGCCAGTCGTGCGCGCCCCAGAACGCCGGGGTCACCAGGTTGCGCTTGCCATTTTTCCAGTAGGCGGCGTTTTCCTCGTCGACGATGGGCCGGCCGGTCTTCATGTCCATGCCCTTGGTCCAGTTCTGCGGGACGATGCCCTTGGCCGAGAGCAGCTCGCCGGTGGCGCGGTCGATGACGTAGAAGAAACCGTTCTTCGGCGCCTGCATCAGCACCTTGCGCTGCTTACCCTCGATCTCCAGTTCGGCGAGGATCATGTGCTGGGTAGCGGTGAAGTCCCAGGCGTCGCCGGGTGTGGTCTGGTAGTGCCAGGCGTACTCGCCGGTGTCGGCGTTGACCGCGACGATGGACGAGAGGAACAGGTTGTCGCCCTTGGCCTGGCTGCGCCATTTCGGGTCCCACAGCGAGCCGTTGCCGACGCCGATGTAGAGCAGGTTCAGCTCCGGGTCGAAGGCGAAGGAGTCCCACGCGGTGCCGCCACCGCCCTGCTCGACGAAGGCGTCGCCGTGCCAGGTCTTGGCGGCGATTTCCATGGCCTTGTCTTCCGGCGGCAGCTTGGTGTCGCCCGGTACGGTGAAGAAGCGCCAGGCCTGCTTGCCGCTCTCGGCGTCGTAGGCGGTGACGTAGCCGCGCACGCCGAACTCGGCGCCGCCGTTGCCGATGATCACCTTGCCGTTCACCACGCGCGGCGCGCCGGTGATGGTGTAGCTGCGTGCGTGGTCGTTACGGGTGTCGACCGACCAGACCTTCTTGCCGGTCTTGGCGTCGATGGCTTCCAGGCGGCCGTCGAGCACGCCGATGTAGACCTTGCCATTCCACACCGCGACGCCACGGTTGACCGCGTCGCAGCAGGCCTCACCGGCGCGCGAACGGTCCGACTGCGGGTCGTACTTCCAGATCAGCTTGCCGTTGCGCGCATCCAGCGCGTAGACCGCCGAGAACGGCCCAGTGGTGTACATCACGCCGTCGACCACGATCGGCGTGGCTTCCACGCCGCGGTCGAGGTCGAGCTTGTAGCTCCAGGTCAGGCCGAGCTGGCCGACGTTGCCGTCGTTGATCTTTTCCAGCGGGCTGTAGCGCTGTTCGTCGTAGGTACGACCGTGGCTCATCCAGTTACCCGGCTCCTCGTCGGCCGCGATGATGCGCTTGCCGTCGACATTGGCGGGGGTCTCGGTCGCCCAGGCCGGGGTGGCGAGCACACCGAGCAACAGGGCGGTCAGAAGGGGTTTCAGCGGAACGCCTGCGGGGGTGAGCCGAGAGGCGGCGTGCGAGGCGAGGCCAATCTGTGTCATGGGGGTCTCCCGATTCTTATTAGGTACCGGCGTCAGTGCGCTCCGGTATCCAGGGAGGGAGCAACCGCCATGCCAGCACCACGAAATCGGCCAGAGCCCAGCAACCACGGGGCCTGTAGCGATCATGCGGAGTTCGAGTGACACACCCTAGGCTGCGACAGGTGTCGCAGCGGACGTGGCAGGTGTCGCGGGCATGCGTCAGCCAGGCAGGAACGACACACGCGAAAACGTCAGCCCACAGGGTGGATGGCGCTTCATCCATCCACCGTGCAGAGGTTCAGCTTGATGGGTTGCCGGCGCTCTCGCCGGGTGGGTCGATGGAGCGTGCCCCAGCCGACGAAGGGCGGCGATGAGGAGCAATCGCAGAAAAAGAAAAACGCGGCCAGGGCCGCGTTTCGACAGGGATCTGCCTCACCTGGGAGTAGGCATGCAGCAGGACAGATCGCGCCCTCGCGGCGCGTCGACAAACAGCGGGACGTACGCAGCGCCATCCGCTAACGGAAAACACCTGCCTGCAGTGGAGCGGACCGCAGGCCGGTTACAGCAAACCGCAAGGCCCGCCGCCGTGACGGGCCGATTAAAATGGCAAACCGGTTTCGGATATTGCGAGCTAGAGAAAAACAAGGCGAACAGGGCTGAGGAGGCGGACTGGGCCCGCACTCGGGTTTACAAGTTGTAAATGAGCACTCCGAAGCCCTGTTCAACGCAGTTTTTCCGACGCGCAGCTAATCCGATAGCGG includes:
- a CDS encoding sigma-54-dependent Fis family transcriptional regulator, with the protein product MTLHAVETSPSELAAFVSDHFPERSIRPDGLIAQSWYRSVTQHNLNPRGRCIKNILTAEEIRLHQAQHEEYLKIASQGVTGLAKRVVQAGFAVLLSDEHGITLDARLPSKRDPYTESGLIVGARWDESVAGTNGIGTTLAAAQAMTIHREEHFLTSNFRLSCSVSPIFDAQGLLRGCLNATCLNSDGPKEAQYLTLQLVIMYARLIENAHFRQRYRDGLTLAIKPRDDITDLANEQLLALDDQGRVVGANRAAFVAHEHAGQPLLGRRIDSLLPVGVDELLSLTSGGARGVLLRTRDEQALVDVGLRIPAGRLRPAPAAASSVRIPASSHPDLDQLGGSDPQLQQGVRRIRKVIDKGIPILITGETGTGKEAFARAIHQASSRRNGPFVALNCAAIPETLIESELFGYRSGSFTGANKKGMKGKLELANGGTLFLDEIGDMPAHLQTRLLRVLAEREISPLGAESPVALDVQVVSATHQDLGEMIRAKQFREDLFYRLSGMSLALPALRERSDRSELIGNLLAAQPGAAGLQLDAQARQRLYAYAWPGNIRQLLNALRYAVALAEDGRIDVDCLPAELHDLHLPELSAVTPESAASLADHLGDAEARHLYAALRQHRWNVSAAADSFGISRSTLYRKMKKHGIVQPNELF
- the aldA gene encoding aldehyde dehydrogenase; amino-acid sequence: MSEITYQNYIDNTFVGSDSLIEVYNPADAALLARVPDASGEQVERAIAAARKAQRGWAAKPAIERAGYLRQIASKIRDNAERLARIITREQGKVPALALVEVNFTADYLDYMAEWARRLEGEVLTSDRVNEHIFLLRKPLGVVAGILPWNFPFFLIARKMAPALITGNTIVIKPSEETPINCFEFAKLVAQTDLPTGVFNVVSGTGAGAGSVLTSHAGIDLISFTGSVGTGARIMAAAAPNITKLNLELGGKAPAIVLADADLDLAVTAITASRVINTGQVCNCAERVYVERKVADQFIDKIASAMAATRYGDPSVESDLDMGPLINQAGLDKVAQMVRTAIGQGAQAITGGNVADKGKGFHYQPTVLAGCKADMEIMRKEIFGPVLPIQIVDDLDEAIALANDSEYGLTSSIYTRSLGAALKASREIDFGETYVNRENFEAMQGFHAGTRKSGIGGADGKHGLYEFTHTHVVYMQE
- a CDS encoding PQQ-dependent dehydrogenase, methanol/ethanol family codes for the protein MTQIGLASHAASRLTPAGVPLKPLLTALLLGVLATPAWATETPANVDGKRIIAADEEPGNWMSHGRTYDEQRYSPLEKINDGNVGQLGLTWSYKLDLDRGVEATPIVVDGVMYTTGPFSAVYALDARNGKLIWKYDPQSDRSRAGEACCDAVNRGVAVWNGKVYIGVLDGRLEAIDAKTGKKVWSVDTRNDHARSYTITGAPRVVNGKVIIGNGGAEFGVRGYVTAYDAESGKQAWRFFTVPGDTKLPPEDKAMEIAAKTWHGDAFVEQGGGGTAWDSFAFDPELNLLYIGVGNGSLWDPKWRSQAKGDNLFLSSIVAVNADTGEYAWHYQTTPGDAWDFTATQHMILAELEIEGKQRKVLMQAPKNGFFYVIDRATGELLSAKGIVPQNWTKGMDMKTGRPIVDEENAAYWKNGKRNLVTPAFWGAHDWHPMSFNPKTGLVYIPAHIMSAYYEHIPDAPKRNPFKSMYQLGLKTGMMPEGPDGLLEMAKTWSGKLIAWDPVKQEPAWEVPYVTIFNGGTLTTAGNLVFEGSSDGRVIAYAADTGKKLWEQPAASGVMAAPVTYSVDGEQYVTFMAGWGGAFATFAGALSLRAGAQPFSQVLTYKLGGTAKLQEPAPPADTPEPPPLTADAATVEAGAKLYDGHCSQCHGIHAVSGGVLPDLRKLTTDKHQMFLGILYGGRVPDGMPSFAEAFDAKEVNQIHQYLIKRAHDLKAEGGAWDKFSAQ